The sequence GTTCGTCCCGGCTTCATCCCCACAGCCGGTCCCCCGTCCCGCACCCCCGGAGGCCTGGTGTCCGTTCTCCTTGAGCAGCCCGCAAGCCTGGTCGCCTACCGCCCGAACAAGCCGACCGCGATGGTGGTCGTGGCCGACCCCCGCGTGCGCTCCACCGTCACCCGCCACCTGTGGGCGCTCGGTGTTCGCGACGTGATCGAGGCTTCGTCCGTCGCGGAGGCTCGTCCCCGCATCGGCAACCCCCGCGACATCTGTGTCGCGGACGTCCATCTCCCCGACGGCTCCGGCCTCACCCTCCTGTCCGAAACCCGCGCCGCGGGCTGGCCGAACGGCCTGGCCCTGTCCGCCGCCGACGACATCGGCGCCGTACGCAACGCCCTGGCGGGCGGCGTCAAGGGCTACGTCGTCACCGGCACCCGTACGAACGTCGGGCTTCCCACCCGGCCGGGTGTCGCCCCCATCGGCTCGGCAGCCGCCCGTATGCACCGCCGTCCCCCGGGTTCCCCGAGCCACCCGGGCGGCTACCGCGAACTGTCCGGCCGTGAGGTCGAGGTGCTCCGGCTGGTGGCGGAGGGCCAGTCGAACAAGGCCATCGGCGTCTCGATGGGCCTGTCCGCGCTGACCGTCAAGAGCCACCTCGCCCGCATCGCCCGCAAGCTCGGCACGGGTGACCGCGCCGGCATGGTGGCGGTGGCCCTGCGCACCGGAATCATCCACTGACCCCCGCCGCAACCGTCCCCTCCGCACGAACCAGGACGCTCGACTGATGCAGGATTCACCGACCTGACTGGTTTACGACCCTCAGAGGCCCGTCGACGGAACGTTCCGTCGACGGGCCTCTGTCATACACAGATACCCTTGACAGGTGACCGACGCCCAAGAGACCGCAGCAGACAGTTCACTGCGAACCACCGGAGGCGCTCCTCCGGACGACGTCGAACCGGCGCCGATCCCCCTGCTGGAGCCCCGCGACGGAATTCCGCCGGTGATCACCGACGAGAACGCGCTCGCCGAGATGATCGCGGCGTTCGCCGCCGGCACCGGCCCGGTCGCCGTCGACGCCGAGCGGGCGTCCGGCTATCGCTACGGCCAGCGCGCGTATCTGGTGCAACTGCGCCGCGAGGGCGCGGGCACCGCGCTCATCGACCCCGTCGCCTGCCCCGACCTGTCGGGCCTCGGCGAGGCGCTCTCCGGAGTGGAGTGGGTGCTCCACGCCGCCACCCAGGACCTGCCGTGTCTGCGCGAGATAGGTATGGTCCCCAGCCGGCTGTTCGACACCGAGCTGGCCGGCCGGCTCGCCGGGTTCCCACGGGTCGGCCTCGGCGCGATGGTCGAGGGCGTCCTGGGCTTCGTACTGGAGAAGGGCCACTCGGCGGTCGACTGGTCGACCCGTCCACTGCCCGAGCCGTGGCTGCGCTACGCCGCGCTCGACGTGGAGCTGCTCGTCGACCTGCGGGACGCGCTGGAGAAGGAGCTCGACCGGCAGGGCAAGCTGGAGTGGGCCCGCGAGGAGTTCGACGCGATCGCCTCGGCGCCCCCGCCGGAGCCCCGCAAGGACCCGTGGCGGCGCACCTCGGGCATGCACAAGGTGCGCCGCCGCCGGCAGATGGCTGTCGTACGGGAGCTGTGGGAGACCCGGGACCGGGCCGCGCAGCGCCGGGACATCTCGCCCGGCAAGGTCCTCGGTGACGGGGCGATCGTCGAGGCCGCGCTGGCCGTACCGGCCAATGTGCACGCGCTCGCCGCGCTGAACGGCTTCGGGCACCGGATGGGCCGGCGTCAGCTGGAGCAGTGGCAGGCGGCCGTGGACCGGGCGAAGGAGCTGCCGGACGCCGAGCTGCCGCAGCCAGGTCAGCCGCTGAACGGGCCGCCGCCGCCGCGTGCGTGGGCCGAGAAGGATCCGGCGGCCGCGGCGCGGCTGTCCGCGGCGCGGGCCGCTGTCTCCGCGCTGGCGGAAAGCCTCAACATGCCTCAGGAGAACCTGATCACTCCGGATACGGTCCGGCGGGTCTGCTGGGAGCCGCCGGCCGCTCCGGACGCGGCGTCCGTGGCCAGTGCCCTCGCGGGGTACGGGGCTCGGGCCTGGCAGGTTGCGCAGGTCACGCCTGTGCTTGTTGCCGCGCTGGCTGTGCAGGCCAAGCCGAAGGAGTAGGGGCCGGTCCTTCTGGGCCGCCCCTTCGCCCTGAGTGGTGCGGACTCTTCGCGGGCCGGCCGTCCGTCGTGGCTGGTCGCGCCCACGCGGCGGAGCCGCAGAATGACACAGCCCCGCGCCCCTGACGGGGCGCCTACTTCGTCGCGCCCCTCGTGAAGCCGTTGTAGATGTAGCGCTGGAGGAACAGGAAGACGAGGAGGGTGGGGAGGATGACCAGGACCGCACCCGCCGAGATGTTCTCCCAGTGGGCTCCGAAGGGGCCCTTGAAGCGGAACAGGGACGTTGAGATCACGCCAAGATCCTCGGACGGCATGTAGAGGAACGGGATGTAGAAGTCGTTGTAGACGGTGATCCCCTTGACGATGACCACCGTCGCGATCGCGGGCTTCAGCAGCGGCAGGATGATCTTCCGGTAGATCGTGAAGGCGTTCGCGCCGTCGAGCCGGGCGGACTCGTCGAGCGAGACGGGGATCGACCTGACGAACTGCAGGAAGATGTAGATCGAGACGATGTCCGTGCCCATGTAGAGCACGATCGGCGCCCAGCGGCTGTCGAACATGCCGAAGCTGTCGACGATCTGGAAGGTCGCCACCTGCGTGGTCACGCCGGGGACGAGCGTGGCGACCAGGAACAGCGCGACGACCAGCTTCCTGAAGCGGAACGTGTAGCGGTCGATCGCGTACGCCGCCATCGACCCGATGATCACCGTGCCGGTGACGGAGAAGAGCAGGATGAACGCGGTGTTCCCGAACGCCGAGAGCATCCGGCCGTCCTGGAACGCCGTCACGTAGTTGTCGAAGTTCAGCAGGTCGTCGGGGAGTTGCAGCGCCCCGCTGTCGTTCGCCATCTCCTTCTCGGACTTGAGGGAGGTGAGGAGGACGACGAGGAGGGGCAGCAGGACGACCACGCTCGCGACGACCAGCGACAGGTGGGTGAGGGTCCGGGCGATCCCCCGGCGTGAGGTCCGGGGCCTGCGGCTGCGGGGCGTGCGGCTCATACGAGGTCCACCTTGTCGTCCGGGACGAGGCGGCGCTGCACCCAGGTCACCGCCAGGATGATCAGCAGCAGCACGACCGCGGCCGCAGAGGCGAGCCCCGTCTTGTTGAACTGGAAGGCCAGCTTCACCGTCTGGATCACGAAGGTCTCCGTGCCGGTCGCGCCGCCGGTCATGATGAACGGCACCTCGAAGGCGGACAGCGAGCCGGAGATGGAGAGGATGACTGTCAGGCTCAGCACGGGCCTGATGCCGGGCGCGATGATGTAGCGGAACTGGTGCCAGCGGTTGGCCCCGTCCAGCTCGGCCGCCTCGTACAGCTCCCCCGGGACGGACTGGATCGCGCCGAGGAACAGGACGAAGTTGAGGCCCAGGTAGCGCCAGACGGAGACCCCGGCCAGGGAGACGTTCGCGGAGACCGGGGTGCCCAGCCAGGCGCGGTCGGAGTGGACGCCGAGCAGGCCCAGCACCGAGTCGAGGGTGCCGCCGTCCTGGAAGAAGTACAGGAAGACGAAACCGATCGCCACCCCGTTGATCAGGTACGGGAAGAAGAGCACGCCCTTGAAGAAGTTCCGGAAGCGCACGTCGAAGCTGAGGACCGTCGCGAAGTAGAGCGCGACGACGATCTGTACGACGGAGGCGGCCAGGTAGTAGCCGCTGACGAAGAAGACCTCGAACAGCTCGGGGCGGGTGAAGAGTTCGACGTAGTTCTCGGCGCCCGTGTAGCTGAGCTCGGGGCTGACGCCGTCCCAGTCGGTGAAGCTGTACGCGACCATGTTGGCGACCGGCGCGTACGTGAACGTGATCAGCAGGACCAGCGGGGCGGCGAGGAACAGCCACGGGGTGAGGCCCCGCCGCAGCCGCAGTCCCCGCGGGGCCCGGTCCCGGCCCCGGGCGAGTGCCGTGCGGGCGGCGGGCGCGGCCTCCGCGCGCCGCGCCGCCCTCTCGGCCGGGCGGCCCGTCCCGGTCGGGCCCGTCCCGGTCGTGTCCTTCTCGTTCGTGTCCGTCCCGGTCGTGTCCGCCATCAGGACCCCGTGGACTTCCGGGCCTCTTCCCAGCGCTTGCCGAGGTCGCCGAGGAAGTCGTCGAGGCTGCCCTTCCGCGCGCCGCGGGCGAGGTCGACGAGGTCCTGGCGGTAGTCGGGCTTGTAGAGGCCGACCTCCGACTCGTTGTCGATCTCCTTGACCACCGCGCCCTTCGTGTCGTCCAGCTCGATGAACCGCACGCCCTCGTCCTTGTACGGCTGCAGCACCTCGGGCAGCGGGGCTCCCTTGACCGGGGAGAGGGTCAGGTTGTCGGCCGCGTACCCGGACTTGTCGGTGAACCAGTCGATCCAGGCGCGGGCCGCCGCCTTGTGGTCGGAGTTGATGTTGACGGCCTGGTTGTAGTCGGGCGACATGGTCGCGCAGAACTTCCCGTCCCGCTGGGCCGGGAAGGGCATGAAGCCGATGTCGTCCGGGTTCGCGCCGGCCTGCTTCGCCGCCGCCCGGAACTGGGTGATCGCCCAGGAGCCGAGCCACATCGTCGCGATGTCGCCCTTGGCCAACTTGGGCTTGGAACCCTCCCAGTTGGTGGTCGTCGGGTCCTTCTCGATCAGCCCGCCGCGCACGATGTCGTACAGCAGGGTGTCGGCGACGCGCAGGTCCTCGCCCTTCGCCCACGGGTCGCCCTCGGCGAGGCGGGACGTCGCCCGCTGATCGCAGCTGACCGCGCCGTCCATGTACGTCCAGTGCGTCAGCGGCCACATGTCCTTGAAGTTCGTGTAGTACGGGATCGCGTCGGTCTTGGACCTGACGGCCTTGAGACCGGCGACGAACTCGGCGGGTGTGGTGGGCCAGTCGCTGATCCCGGCCTCCTTCCAGACCCGCTTGTTGTAGAGGAAGCCGGGGAGCGCGCCCATCGGGCTCTGCCCGTAGACCTTGCCGTCGACCGTGGTGAAGTCGGTGAACAGGTACTTCTTCGCGCGTTCGGTCTCGGCGCCGAGCGAGGCGAAGAACCTGGGATAGTCGTTCTTCTTGATCACGGCGGGGATCATCAGCACATCGCCGTAGTTCTCGGTGTTCATCCGGATCTTGACTTCGCCCTCGTAGTCCGTGAGGGCGTCGAACTCGACCCTGACCTTCGGGTAGGTCCTGTTGAACTCGGCCGCGTACTTCTTCATCGTGCCGTCCTGGACGAGGTCGGTCCGGTGGGTGAGGACCGTGATCGTGCCGGACACCTTGTCCGGGTCGTCGGGGGCCTTCGCGTCCGCGCCCTTCGACGTGCCTCCGCTTCCGGTACAGCCCGCGGCCAGCAGTGCGGCGGCGAGGAGGCTTCCGGCGATCTTCGTGCGGTGGTTCATCTGCACCAGCTCCGTTCAGGGACGGATGAGCACGGGTGGGATGGCTGGTTCCGCACTCTGGCAGCCGGTACTAAACCGGTAAAGTCCTTATTTCGCCAAGGATGCAGAAGCGTTTACTACACCTGGTCAGCATTGGCCTATACCGGTTTAGGAGTGCGCATGCTGGATGTCACGCCGATCCACGAGGGATGGATCCTGCGGCACGACGGGGCCGCGCTCCCGGCCACGGTGCCGGGCTGTGTGCACACCGATCTGCTGGCGGCGGGGATCATCCCGGACCCGTTCCTCGGGCGCGGCGAGACCGAGGTGGCCTGGGTCGGGCGGCGCGACTGGATGTACGAGACGACGCTCGCTCCGGAGCCGGGCGGGCACGAGCAGACCGACCTCGTGTTCGACGGCCTCGACACCGTCGCCGAGGTCCGGCTCGACGGTCGGCTCCTGGGCGCCGTACGGAACATGCACCGCTCGCACCGCTTCGACGTCACGGGCCTGAGCGGCCGTCTCTCGGTCCACTTCCGGTCCGCGTACGGCGAGGCCGAGGCGGTGCGCGGGCGACTCGGCGAACGGCCGAACGCCTACCCCCAGCCCTTCCAGTACCTCCGCAAGATGGCCTGCTCCTTCGGCTGGGACTGGGGTCCGACCCTGGTGACGGCCGGCATCTGGAAACCGGTGCGTCTTGAGCACTGGACGACGGCGAGGATCGCCCGGGTGCGTCCGCTCGTGACGGTCGAACAGGGCGTGGGGCGCGTCGAGTTGCATGTGGAGGTAGAGCGGTCCCGGGTGGAGGCCGGGCTCACGCTGAGCGCCCGCGTGGGCGGGTTCGAGGCGACCGTGGACGTCGCCGGTACGTGTG is a genomic window of Streptomyces sp. NBC_00414 containing:
- a CDS encoding response regulator transcription factor is translated as MSVLLEQPASLVAYRPNKPTAMVVVADPRVRSTVTRHLWALGVRDVIEASSVAEARPRIGNPRDICVADVHLPDGSGLTLLSETRAAGWPNGLALSAADDIGAVRNALAGGVKGYVVTGTRTNVGLPTRPGVAPIGSAAARMHRRPPGSPSHPGGYRELSGREVEVLRLVAEGQSNKAIGVSMGLSALTVKSHLARIARKLGTGDRAGMVAVALRTGIIH
- a CDS encoding ribonuclease D, with product MTDAQETAADSSLRTTGGAPPDDVEPAPIPLLEPRDGIPPVITDENALAEMIAAFAAGTGPVAVDAERASGYRYGQRAYLVQLRREGAGTALIDPVACPDLSGLGEALSGVEWVLHAATQDLPCLREIGMVPSRLFDTELAGRLAGFPRVGLGAMVEGVLGFVLEKGHSAVDWSTRPLPEPWLRYAALDVELLVDLRDALEKELDRQGKLEWAREEFDAIASAPPPEPRKDPWRRTSGMHKVRRRRQMAVVRELWETRDRAAQRRDISPGKVLGDGAIVEAALAVPANVHALAALNGFGHRMGRRQLEQWQAAVDRAKELPDAELPQPGQPLNGPPPPRAWAEKDPAAAARLSAARAAVSALAESLNMPQENLITPDTVRRVCWEPPAAPDAASVASALAGYGARAWQVAQVTPVLVAALAVQAKPKE
- a CDS encoding carbohydrate ABC transporter permease; the protein is MSRTPRSRRPRTSRRGIARTLTHLSLVVASVVVLLPLLVVLLTSLKSEKEMANDSGALQLPDDLLNFDNYVTAFQDGRMLSAFGNTAFILLFSVTGTVIIGSMAAYAIDRYTFRFRKLVVALFLVATLVPGVTTQVATFQIVDSFGMFDSRWAPIVLYMGTDIVSIYIFLQFVRSIPVSLDESARLDGANAFTIYRKIILPLLKPAIATVVIVKGITVYNDFYIPFLYMPSEDLGVISTSLFRFKGPFGAHWENISAGAVLVILPTLLVFLFLQRYIYNGFTRGATK
- a CDS encoding carbohydrate ABC transporter permease; the encoded protein is MADTTGTDTNEKDTTGTGPTGTGRPAERAARRAEAAPAARTALARGRDRAPRGLRLRRGLTPWLFLAAPLVLLITFTYAPVANMVAYSFTDWDGVSPELSYTGAENYVELFTRPELFEVFFVSGYYLAASVVQIVVALYFATVLSFDVRFRNFFKGVLFFPYLINGVAIGFVFLYFFQDGGTLDSVLGLLGVHSDRAWLGTPVSANVSLAGVSVWRYLGLNFVLFLGAIQSVPGELYEAAELDGANRWHQFRYIIAPGIRPVLSLTVILSISGSLSAFEVPFIMTGGATGTETFVIQTVKLAFQFNKTGLASAAAVVLLLIILAVTWVQRRLVPDDKVDLV
- a CDS encoding ABC transporter substrate-binding protein, which gives rise to MNHRTKIAGSLLAAALLAAGCTGSGGTSKGADAKAPDDPDKVSGTITVLTHRTDLVQDGTMKKYAAEFNRTYPKVRVEFDALTDYEGEVKIRMNTENYGDVLMIPAVIKKNDYPRFFASLGAETERAKKYLFTDFTTVDGKVYGQSPMGALPGFLYNKRVWKEAGISDWPTTPAEFVAGLKAVRSKTDAIPYYTNFKDMWPLTHWTYMDGAVSCDQRATSRLAEGDPWAKGEDLRVADTLLYDIVRGGLIEKDPTTTNWEGSKPKLAKGDIATMWLGSWAITQFRAAAKQAGANPDDIGFMPFPAQRDGKFCATMSPDYNQAVNINSDHKAAARAWIDWFTDKSGYAADNLTLSPVKGAPLPEVLQPYKDEGVRFIELDDTKGAVVKEIDNESEVGLYKPDYRQDLVDLARGARKGSLDDFLGDLGKRWEEARKSTGS